From Amyelois transitella isolate CPQ chromosome 4, ilAmyTran1.1, whole genome shotgun sequence, one genomic window encodes:
- the LOC106139281 gene encoding HIG1 domain family member 1A, mitochondrial, translating to MSKTQQIFDYNEESQAEKLARKSKDSPFMIIGILGLIGVCGFGAYKYKNRGNMSTSVFLMQLRVAAQGTVVSALTIGLAYTLVKDHLLKEKKEN from the exons ATGTCGAAAACCCAGcaaatatttgattataatGAAGAATCTCAAGCTGAGAAGTTAGCCAGGAAATCGAAAGACTCGCCGTTTATGATTAtag GAATTCTGGGATTGATTGGTGTTTGTGGCTTTGGTgcatacaaatacaaaaatagagGCAACATGAGTACCAGTGTCTTCCTTATGCAACTCAGAGTAGCGGCTCAAGGCACTGTTGTGTCCGCCTTGACCATTGGTCTAGCTTACACATTAGTGAAGGACCATCTTCTGAaggaaaagaaagaaaactaA
- the LOC106139287 gene encoding beta carbonic anhydrase 1, whose product MERILRGIMRYRVIDRASMVKQFQEVKDNPTPKAVFYTCMDSRMIPTRFTETSVGDMFVVRNAGNVIPHSQHFADEMTSCEPAALELGCIINDIRHIIVCGHSDCKAMNLLYKLKSKEESSVEQRRISPLKSWLCTHGESSLKKFLDMNYDFEKPMVFSAETPQRKFVAYIDPDNKFCIEDKLSQVNTLQQLQNVASYGMLKKRLEKHDLHIHALWFDIYTGDIYYFSRRAKRFIIIDESSYEVILAEVRRYYS is encoded by the exons atggaacGGATTCTTCGGGGTATTATGCGATACCGCGTTATAGACCGTGCAAGCATGGTTAAACAATTTCAAGAAGTAAAAGACAACCCAACG CCTAAGGCAGTCTTCTACACCTGCATGGACAGTCGAATGATTCCAACAAGATTTACTGAAACTAGTGTTGGCGATATGTTCGTTG tccgAAATGCTGGAAACGTGATACCACATTCTCAACATTTTGCAGATGAAATGACTAGTTGCGAACCAGCAGCTTTAGAACTAGGTTGCATTATTAACGATATAAGACATATAATCGTATGTGGTCATAGTGATTGTAAAGCAATGAatcttttgtataaattgaAGAGTAAGGAAGAATCGAGTGTT GAACAAAGAAGAATTTCGCCTTTAAAATCATGGCTTTGTACTCATGGAGAATCCAGTCTTAAAAAATTTCTCGATATGAACTATGACTTTGAAAAACCAATGGTTTTTAGTGCTGAAACGCCTCAAAGAAAATTTGTGGCATATATTGATCCTGacaataaattttgcataGAAGACAAGTTATCACAG gtTAACACGCTACAACAACTTCAAAACGTGGCATCGTACGGAATgctaaaaaaaagattagaaAAACACGATTTGCATATTCATGCATTATGGTTTGATATCTACACCGGCGATATCTATTATTTTAGCAGACGTGCCAAACGATTTATAATTATAGATGAATCCTCCTACGAAGTTATACTGGCAGAAGTACGACGTTATTATTCGTAA
- the LOC106139285 gene encoding serine/threonine-protein phosphatase 2A activator, with translation MDSAMAMGSRAGSRAGSRVSGAGMTGDTKKEEMVPGVLPQNHRFIEPTKAIKTITDMAIWEKSEAYMEYTGFIATLNEAIKGKPLSVDCKISDNLKKLMEMLDKIDKLIDAFPPIEQPQRFGNVAFRDWLNKIKASSTHLLQDALETSLHLAIPELKIYLEESFGNSTRIDYGTGHEMAFIMFLCCLYKIMFLQTEDSVPTVFMVFNKYLHIARKLQQTYRMEPAGSHGVWSLDDYQFVPFIWGSSQLIDQPKVYPPAKFLEDDIIDKYADEYMFLSCIKYIKEVKKGPFAEHSNQLWSISAVGSWTKINQGLIKMYKKEVLAKFPVVQHVLFGSLLPIRRFPINH, from the coding sequence ATGGACTCTGCAATGGCAATGGGCAGTAGAGCTGGTAGTAGGGCAGGAAGTAGAGTAAGTGGGGCTGGAATGACAGGTGACACTAAAAAGGAAGAAATGGTACCTGGAGTACTTCCACAAAATCACAGGTTTATTGAGCCTACCAAGGCTATTAAAACTATCACTGATATGGCTATTTGGGAAAAATCAGAAGCTTACATGGAATATACAGGGTTCATTGCTACGCTGAATGAAGCAATCAAGGGTAAACCATTATCAGTAGATTGTAAAATTTCTGACAATCTCAAGAAACTTATGGAGATGCtagataaaattgataagttaATAGATGCATTTCCCCCTATTGAACAACCACAAAGGTTTGGTAATGTAGCATTTCGTGATTGGCTCAACAAAATTAAGGCAAGCAGTACCCATTTGCTGCAGGATGCTTTGGAGACAAGCCTGCATTTGGCTATAccagaattaaaaatttacttggAAGAGAGTTTTGGCAACTCCACTAGGATAGATTATGGCACCGGCCATGAGATGgcatttataatgtttctttgttgtttgtataaaattatgttcttGCAGACTGAGGATAGTGTGCCAACAGTATTTATGGTTTTCAACAAATATCTCCATATAGCAAGGAAATTGCAACAGACATATAGAATGGAACCGGCTGGAAGCCATGGAGTTTGGAGCTTGGATGACTATCAATTTGTACCTTTTATTTGGGGAAGTTCTCAGCTCATAGATCAACCTAAAGTATACCCCCCTGCAAAGTTCCTCGAAGATGAcattattgataaatatgCAGATGAGTACATGTTTCTTTCATGCATTAAGTACATAAAGGAAGTTAAGAAAGGTCCATTTGCCGAGCATTCTAATCAGTTGTGGAGCATCAGCGCTGTTGGCTCGTGGACGAAAATTAACCAAGGTcttattaaaatgtacaagAAGGAAGTTTTAGCCAAGTTTCCCGTTGTGCAACATGTCTTGTTTGGGTCGCTTCTGCCAATACGCAGATTTCCAattaatcattaa
- the LOC106139278 gene encoding HIG1 domain family member 1A, mitochondrial, whose amino-acid sequence MLDQTIWEGTKKNMTQNNRDKPTFDYHEETHGEKLLRKAKESPFMIIALTGLATAVGFGAYTYRKRGAMSTSVFLMQFRVISQGIAVGALTAGMAYTLYNNHFNKPAAVPKSNEH is encoded by the exons ATGTTGGATCAAACTATTTGGGAAG gtaccaaaaaaaatatgacgcAGAATAACCGTGATAAGCCCACATTCGACTATCATGAGGAAACACATGGCGAGAAATTGTTGCGCAAAGCTAAAGAATCTCCGTTTATGATTATTG CGCTGACGGGTCTCGCAACAGCTGTCGGTTTTGGTGCCTACACATACAGAAAGCGCGGTGCAATGAGCACCAGTGTCTTCCTCATGCAGTTCCGCGTCATCTCACAAGGCATCGCCGTGGGAGCCCTGACTGCGGGCATGGCGTATACTCTCTACAACAATCATTTTAACAAACCAGCAGCAGTGCCGAAGTCAAACGAACACTAG